The nucleotide sequence CAGAACGTCTCCCATCTGCCGCCGATCGCCGTGCTGTTCGCCGCGTTCCTCGGCTACAACCCGTTCAAGGAGCTGCTGGGGGACCAGCTGTCCAAGCTGCCCGACGGCGGCGCGAAGGTCACCGGCAAGGAGTTCTTCCCGCATCTGATCTCGGGCCCCTTCCACCAGGGCCTGGTCATCGCCTTCTGGTTCGCGGTGGCCGCCTGTGTGGTCGCCGCCGTGTCCTCGCTGCTGACGGGCCCGCTGGGCCGCAAGCACACCGTGATCGCCCCCGAGTCCCTGGGCTCGGAACTGGCCGCGGTCTCCGGCGAGTCGGGACTCACGCTGTCCGAACTGGTCGTGCCCGACGAGGGCGGCCCGGTGAGCGGCGACGGACCGGCCCCCGCCAGGCAGCCGCAGGACTGACCGGACCGGCTTCCCCGACGACGCCTGCTGACCCGCACAACCGGGGTCAGTAGGCGTCTCCCGTGGTGGACGACGTGATGATCCCGTCGTGCGCGAAGTCGCCCGGCGGGATGCCCGGGTGGTGGCCGCCGGTACGGGGGCGCGGGGCGGAGCTGCCGAGCGCCAGCCGCGAGACGATGCGGTAGCGGTCGCCGCGGTAGAGCGAGTGCACGTACTCCACGGGCCGGCCCGAGGTGTCCAGGGTCAGCCGCTCGATGAGCAGCGCGGGGGAGAGCACCGGTACGTCCAGCACGGCCGCCTCCGCCTCGTTGACCACGGTCGGCTCGATCGACTGGGTGGCCTCGTGCACGGAGAGCTGGTGGTGCTCGCGCAGATGGTCGTAGAGATCACCGGCCTCCAGCTCCTGCGGGGTGAGCGCGGGGGCCAGCTCGGCGGGGATGTGCAGATGCTCGATCGCGATGGGCGCGCCGTCGACCAGCCGCAGCCGGGCGATGTAGATCAGCTCGGCGGCCGGCGACACGCGTAGCTTGCGGCCGATCCTGGCGCCGGCCTGGATCGTGGCCCGCTCCAGGATCCGGCTCGACCAGGCGCCCGAGGCGCGCGGGACGACGAACGCCGTGTCGTCCGAGGTGAGTTCCTGGGTGATCTTGGCGGGCGCGACGAACATGCCGCGGCCGTGTTCCCGTACGAGCTGCCCCGTGGCGACGAGTTCGTCCACGGCCATCCGCAACGTGGGCCGCGACACACCGAGTTCGGCGCAGAGCGTGCGTTCGGACGGGATCGCGTCCCCCGGGCTGCCGGCCTCGATCAGGCCGAGCAGATGCTCCCGTACCCGCTCCCGCTTGAGCACGCCACCACCCGACGAGCCACTCCCCATGGATTTGACCTCTCCTGCTTCTGGCGGGCTGTGCCGCGCTACGGCGATCCTAACTGGTCAACTGGTAAGTGTCATGGTAACCGGCACGTACCGCCCATGTGACGACGAAGGTCAATGTTTTCAAGGGTCTTGACGGCAACATTGGTCCATGCCACCTTCTGGTCACGCGCTTTACCACTTGACCAATTGGTCAGTATCCCATTGGGGTGGTCCGTGAAGATCCGCTTCATCGCCGGTTCCGCAGCACTCGCGGCGACCCTGGCACTCAGCGCCTGCAGTTCGTCCTCCGGCACGTCGGCGGGACCGCAGAAACTCACCGTCTGGATCATGAAGGACAGCGTCACCGACGCCTTCCTCCACCGTTTCGAACAGGACTTCGCCAAGACCCACAAGGACATCGACCTGGACATCCAGATCCAGGAGTGGGACGGCATAGGCGAGAAGGTCACCGCCGCCCTGGCCAGCAAGGACGCCCCCGACGTCATGGAGGTGGGCAACACCCAGGTGGCCCAGTACGCGGCCAGCGGCGGCGTCGAGGACCTCACGGACCGCACCGAGGACCTGTCCGGCGCCGACTGGCTGCCGGGGCTCGCGGGGCCGGGGAAGATCGACGGCAAGCAGTACGGCATCCCCTGGTACGCGGCGAACCGGGTCGTCGTCTACAACAAGGACCTCTTCGCCCAGGCCGGCATCACCGCGCCGCCCACCACCCACGCCGCCTGGCTCGCCGACACCGCGAAGCTCAACAAGGGCGCCACGCAGGGCATTTACCTACCCGGGCAGAACTGGTACACCCTGGCCGGCTTCATCTGGGACGAGGGCGGCGACCTCGCCACCCGTACCGGCGGCAGCTGGAAGGGCACCCTCGACACCCCCCAGGCGCTGGCCGGCATGGACTTCTACCGGCGCCTCCAGGCGCTCGGCAAGGGGCCCAAGGACTCCGACGAGGCCAAACCGCCGCAGGCCGAGGTGTTCGCCAAGGGCGACGTCGCCCAGATCATCTCCGTCCCCGGCGGGGCCAAGCTCATCGAGGAGACCAACCCCGCGCTCAAGGGGAAGATCGGCTTCTTCCCGATACCGGGCAAGGAGGCCGGCACCCCCGGCTCCGTCTTCACCGGCGGCTCCGACCTCGTCGTCCCCGAGGCCTCGGCCCACCACGACGCCGCCTACCAGGTGGTCAAGGCGCTCACCGGCGACAAGTGGCAGACGGACATGGCCAGGACCATGAGTTACGTCCCCAACAGGACCTCGCTCGCCAAGGCCGTCCAGGGCGACCCGGGTACGGCCGCGATGGCGGCGGGCGCCGCACGCGGCCGGGCCACCCCCAACTCGCCCCAGTGGGCGGCCGTCGAGGCCACCAACCCGATCAAGCAGTACATGACGGCGGTGCTCACGGGCAGCGACCCCGCCGAGGCGGCGAAGACCGCCTCGACCAGCATCACCAAGACGCTCGGCTCATGACGGCGGCCCCCAGGGCCGTACGCGGGGCGCTCTGGCCGTATCTGCTGATCGCCCCCACCGTGCTCGGCGCCGCCTACCTCCTCGCGTATCCGCTCGTCCGCAACCTGGTCATCTCCTTCCAGCACTACGGCCTCGGCGAACTCATCAGGGGCGGCGCCTCGTTCGCCGGGCTCGCCAACTACCGGGAGATCCTGGACGACGACGAGTTCTGGGAGGTGGTGCGGCGGACCTTCTGGTGGACCGGGATCAATGTCGTCCTGATCATGGTGCTGGCCACCGGAGTCGCGCTGCTGCTCCAGCACCTCGGGCGCAGGATGCGGCTGCTGGTGATGTGCGGTCTGGTCCTCGCCTGGGCCAGCCCCGTCATCGCCACCACGACCGTCTTCCAGTGGCTGTTCGCGTCCCGGCTCGGAGTGGTCAACTGGCTGCTCGTCCAGCTCGGCTTCGACTCGTACGAGAACTACTCCTGGTTCGCCGACGGCAGTGCGACCTTCACCATCCTGGTCACCCTCGTCGTCTGGCAGTCCGTGCCGTTCGCCGCCATCACCCTGCACGCCGCGCTGCTGACCGTACCCGCCGAGCTGTACGAGTCGGCCCGCATCGACGGCGCGGGCGCCGCCCGGATCTTCCGCTCCGTCACCCTGCCCATGCTGCGGCCCCTCTTCGGGCTCGTGCTGTGCCTCGAAGTCATCTGGGTCTTCCGCTGCTTCGCCCAGATCTGGGCCATCAGCAAGGGCGGCCCCGGCGACGCCACGACCACCCTGCCCGTCTACGCCTACCGCGTCGCCCAGTCCCTGCACCGCTACGACCTGTCGGCCGCCGCCTCCACCATCACCGTGGTGCTGCTCGTCGCCGTCCTCGTCGTCTACTTCCGGCAGATGTTCCGGCAGGAGGCAGAAGCATGATCCGCCGCCGCACCCGCCGGCTGCCGCTCAACGCGGTGGCGCTGCTGGTCTTCGTCTGCTCGGTCTTCCCCGTCTACTGGATGGTGCTGACCGCGTTCAAGCCGACCGTCGACATCCAGTCCGAGACCCCCGTCTTCCTGCCCACCTCGCTCACCCTCGACCACTTCGACAAGGCCGTGCACGCCGACGGGTTCTGGCTGTTCTGGCGCAACAGCCTGCTGGTGACCGGCTGTTGTGTGATCCTCGCGCTGATCGTCGCCCTCGGCGCCGCCTTCGCCGTCGCCCGGCTGCGCTGGCGGGGCCGCAGGGGCTTCATCCTGATGGTCTTCATCGCGCAAGTCGCGCCCTGGGAAGCGCTGCTGATCCCGATGTACATCATCGCCAGGGACACGGACATGCTCGACAAGCTGTCCATGCTCACCCTGATCTACTTCATGATCACGCTGCCCTTCACCATCGTCACACTGCGCGGCTTCCTCACCGCCATCCCGGTGGAGCTGGAGGAGGCCGCCCAGGTCGACGGCTGCACCCGCGCCGACGCCTTCCGCCGGATCACCCTCCCACTGCTCGCACCCGGGCTGCTGGCCACCTCGCTCTTCGGCTTCATCACCGCCTGGAACGAGTTCGCCTTCGCCAACATGCTGATCATCAAGAACCAGGACGATCGCACCCTGCCGGTGTGGCTGTCGTCCTTCTCCAACGTGTTCGGCACCGACTGGGGCGCCACCATGGCCGCCTCCACCCTCTTCGCCCTGCCCGTGCTGGCCCTCTTCCTGGTGCTCCAGGGCCGGGTCGCCACCGGGATGACCAGCGGCGCCGTCAAGGGATAGGGGAAACACCGAGATGACCGCACCCCCACTGGTCCCACGCCCCACCCATCTGGGCACACTGCCCGGACGGTTCACCCTCGACGCACACACCGCCGTACGCGCGGCGCCCGGCGGTGCCACCGCGGCCGCCACCCTGCTGCGCACCCTGCTCGCCCCCGCCACCGGACTGCCACTGCCCGCGTCCGACGACGGCCGTGTCGTGCTCGTCGTCGACCCGGCGCTCGGCGGCCTCGGCGACGAGGGGTACGGCCTCACCGTCGGCACCGACGCCGTACTGCTGCGCGCGGCGCGCCCCGCCGGGCTGCTGCGGGGAATCCAGACGATCCGTCAACTCCTGCCGCCCCAGGCGCTGTCGGACACTCCCGTACGCGGCACCGCGTGGACGCTGCCCTGCGTCCAGATCACCGACGTGCCGCGGTTCGCCTGGCGCGGTGTGATGCTGGACGTCGCCAGACGCTTCCGGCCCGTCTCCTTCCTGTACCGGTTCACCGATCTGCTCGCGCTGCACAAACTCAACGTGCTGCACCTGCATCTGACGGACGACCAGGGCTGGCGGATGCCGGTCGCCGGCTACCCGAAGCTCACCGAGATCGGCGGTCTGCCGCACGGCGGCGCCTACACCCGCCAGGAGCTGACCGGTCTCGTCGGCTACGCGGCGGAGCGCGGCATCACCGTCGTACCGGAGATAGAGCTGCCGGGCCACGCACGGGCCGCGCTCGCCGCCTATCCGGAGCTGGGCAACGTACCCGGACGCCGGCTCGGCGTCTGGGACCGCTGGGGCGTGAGCGAGAACATCTTCGGCGTCCACGACGAGGTCGTCGACTTCTTCCGCACCGTGCTCGACGAGGTGATGGACACCTTCCCCTCGCGCCATGTGCACCTCGGCGGCGACGAGTGCCCCGTCGTCGAGTGGCGGCAGTCGCCCGCCGCCCACCGCAGGGTCGTGGACGAAGGGCTCGCGGGCCCGGAAGCCCTGCGCGGCTGGCTGCTCGGCCGCGTCGGCGCCCACCTCGCCGCGAACGGCCGGCGCCCGCTCGGCTGGACCGACACCGGCAGCGACCTGCCCGACGGCTTCACCGCGGCACCGTGGCTGGAGGAGTCGCACGGACTCACCGCCGCACGGCGCGGCCAGGACATCATCATGGCCCCGCACCGGTCCACCTTCCTCGACTACCCGCAGAGCGAGCGCCCCGGCGAACCGCCGGGCCAGCCCGGCGGTGTCGTCACCCTGCGGGACGTCTACGCCCTCGAACCCGCGCCGCCCAGCTGGGAGCCCGAGGCCGCCGCCCATGTCCTCGGCACCCAGGCGCAGTTGTGGGCCGAGTACGTCCCCACCGAGGCGCACGCCGAATATCTCGCCTTCCCCCGGCTGTGCGCGCTCGCCGAGACGGCCTGGTCCGCACACCGCGACTGGCCGGGGTTCCAGGACCGCCTCGCACACCACCGAACCCGGCTCGACGCACTCCATGTGCCCGGCCGCCCCCCGCACCACCTCCCCGCACCATCCCTGTCAGGAGAGGAAACCGGTCGATGAACAGACGGAAGACCGCCACCGCACGCTTCAGGACCGCTGTCGCGCTCGGCGCGGCGGCCGGCCTCGGCTGCGCCGCCCTCACCGCCCTGCCCGCCTCGGCGGCGGCGCCCACGGTCAAGGTGCAGTACCGCCAGAGCTCCACCGGGTCCGACCAGGCGGAGCCGTGGTTCAAGGTGGTCAACACCTCGGGCTCGGCGCTCTCGCTCAGCACGGTCAAGGTCCGCTACTACTTCAAGGCCGACGCCGGCGCCTCGTACACCTTCGCCTGCTCCTGGGCGGTCAAGGGCTGCGCCAACATCACCGGCACCTTCGGGACCCTCGCCCACCCGACGGCGACCGCCGACCGCTATCTGGAGATCGGCTTCACGGCGGGCGCGGGCACCCTCGCGCCCGGCGCCGACACCAGCGACATGCAGCTGCGCTTCTACCGCTCCAACTGGGCGTCGCTCAACCAGAGCGACGACTACTCCTACGGTCCCGCACAGACCTCGTACGGCGACTGGACCAAGGCCACGGCCACCGTGGGCGGGACACTCGTCTGGGGCACCGCCCCCGCGGGCAACGACCCCGGGGGCCCCACGGACCCGCCCACCGACCCGCCGACCGATCCGCCCACCGGCGGGGCGACGCTCTTCGACGACTTCAACTACACCTCGTACACCGACCCGTCGATCGCCGGCCACGGCTGGAGTGTGCGCGCCAACTCCGGCGGACCCGGCATCCCGGGTGCCACCTGGGCCCCCGACAACGTCACCTTCGCCAAGGAGGGGACGAACTCGATCATGAATCTGGAGACCTCGACCGCCGGCACGGGCGGCACCACCGAGCAGACCGAAGTCCTCACCCAGGCGACGAAGTTCAAGAACGGGACCTACGCGGCCCGGGTCAAGTTCGCCGACACACCGAAGTCGGGTCCTGACGGCGACCATCTCGTACAGACCTTCTTCACCATCAACGACCTCAAGGCACCGATGGCGGACGACTACGCGGAGTACGACTTCGAGTACCTCCCCAACGGCGGCTGGGGCGAGTCGTCCAACATCCTCTACACCACCTCCTGGGAGACCTACAACCCCGACCCCTGGGTCGCGGTCAACCAGCACACCGAAGGCCGGTCGAGCTACAACGGCTGGCACGACCTGGTGCTCACCATCGACAACAACGCGATCACGTACTACATCGACGGCCAGCTCTTCGGCACGCACGACGCCCAGTACCTCCCCGAGCGGCCCATGTCGATCAACTTCAACCAGTGGCTGATCGACTTCGGCGGCCAGTCCAGTACGACCCCGCGCGCCTACGACCAGAAGGTCGACTACGTCCTGCACGTCAAGGACCAGGTACTGACTCCGGCGCAGGTCAGCGCCAAGGTCAACGCGTACCGCGGCGCGGGGACCGCGTTCGAGGACACGGTGCCGAACGGCGGCTGACGAACCGTCAGAAACGTTCACGAAGGGCCGGGGTGCGGGTGCCGGAGGGCGCCCGCACCCCGGTGTCCGGTTTCGGGACTTGACCGACCCATTGGTCCATACCAAAATCGGCACACCCGTGCGAACAATGTTCGCTCCCCCCATGTCGGGTTTCCTCGTTGCGCCACGCTCCCGTGCCATCACGCAGAAGGTGACCTACGTGAAGAACCGCTGTCTTGTCTGTTCCGCGGCGTTGTTGTCCGCCGTCGCTCTCAGCGGCTGCGGCTCGCTGCCAGGGGGAGGCGGCAAGGACGACTCGCCGACGGTCACGGTCTGGCTGATGAAGGACAGCGTGTCCGACGCGTTCCTCAAGCGCTTCGTGACCTCGTACGAGAAGTCGCACCCCAAGATCACCCTCGACGTCAAGATCCAGGAGTGGACCGGGATCGGTGACAAGGTCCTGGCAGCGCTGGACAGCGAGAACCCGCCGGATGTCGTCGAGGTGGGCAACACCCAGGTCGCCCAGTACGCCGAGACCTCGCACCTGCGGGGGCTCACCCTGGAGTCGGTACGCGACCTCGGCAGCGAGGACTGGCTGCCCGGCCTCGCCCAGCCTGGCCGTATCGAGGGCGACCAGTACGGCATCCCCTGGTACGCCGCCAACCGCATCGTGATCTACAACAAGGAACTGTTCGAGGCGGCCGGCATCGACAAGCTGCCCAGGACCCGCGACGAATGGATCGCCGACACCACCGCGCTCAACACCGCCGACACCCAGGGCATCTATCTCGCGGGACAGGACTGGTACAGCCTGGCCGGCTTCATCTGGGACGAGGGCGGCGAGCTGGCCGTCGAGGACGGCAGCAGCAACTGGCACGGCACCCTCGACACGCCCGCAGCCCTGCGCGGCATGGCCTTCTACAAGCAGTTGCAGGGCCTGGGCAACGGGCCGAAGAACTCCGACGAGGCCACACCGCCGCAGGCCGACGTCTTCGCCAAGGGCGATGTCGCCCAGATCATCTCGACCCCCAGCTCGGCCCGGATCATCGAGGAGAAGAACCCCCATCTCAAGGGCAAGCTGGGCTTCTTCCCGATCCCCGGCAAGACCGCCGACACGCCGGGCGCCGTGTTCACCGGCGGATCCGACCTGATCGTCCCCAAGAACACCCACCACGGCACGGCGGCCACCGATGTGGTCGAGGCGCTCGCGGGCGAGAAGTGGCAGACGGACCTCGCGAGGACCATGAGCTACGTCCCCAACAAGACGACCCTCGCCGGGGTCATCAGCGGCGACGAGAGCACGGCGGCGATGGCCGTGGGCGCGGCGCGCGGCCGGGCGACCCCCAACTCGCCGCAGTGGGCCAGCGTCGAGGCCAAGAACCCGATCAAGCCGTACATGACCGAGGTGCTGGAGGGACAGGACCCGAAGAAGGCCGCCAAGGCGGCGTCGGAGCTGATCACGACGGCGCTCACCTCCGGCTGAGCCGCGGGGGCGCCCGGGTCGGACGCAGGCGCCGGTGCACCACCCCCGGCATTCAGCCGTCCCACATCCGCTTTCCGCCGTGTGGTCATGTCAAATCCAGCCGGTGACGGAAGAAACGAGGTGCCGGACCGCCGCAGCACGCGGCGGGCCCGGTCGCCGCCTTTCCCACCGGCACAGGAGACACCCATGCCCGCCGCCGTCCCCGCCCCGCTCCTCCCCACCGCACCCGCCGCACCCGCCCCCGTCGTCCCCACGACACCCGCCCCCTTCGTCGCCGCCCCGCACACCGCCGAACCGCGCTACGTGGTCTCCCTCGCCCGCGACCTGCCCGACGTACGCGCCGCCCAGCGGCTGCGCCACCAGGTCTTCGCCGGCGAGCTGGGCGCCAAGCTCGACAGCTCCGAACCCGGTTACGACAGCGACGCGTTCGACGCGTACTGCGACCACCTGCTGGTACGCGAGGAGCGCAGCGGCGAAGTCGTCGGCACGTACCGGCTGCTGCCCCCCGACCGGGCGCGCGACGCCGGACGGCTCTACTCCGACAGCGAGTTCGACCTCTCCCGGCTCGGCCCGATCCGCGACGACCTGGTCGAGGTCGGCCGCTCCTGCGTGCACCCGCTGCACCGCACCGGCGCCGTCATCAGCCTCATCTGGGCCGGACTCGCCCGCTACATGACCGGCAGCGGACACACCTGGCTCGCCGGCTGCTGTTCGGTCCCGCTCGCCGACGGCGGCACACTGGCCGCGTCGACCTGGCGCACCGTACGCGACAAGCACCTCGCCCCCGAGGGGTACCGGGTCACCCCGCTCCGCC is from Streptomyces sp. NBC_00370 and encodes:
- a CDS encoding carbohydrate ABC transporter permease translates to MIRRRTRRLPLNAVALLVFVCSVFPVYWMVLTAFKPTVDIQSETPVFLPTSLTLDHFDKAVHADGFWLFWRNSLLVTGCCVILALIVALGAAFAVARLRWRGRRGFILMVFIAQVAPWEALLIPMYIIARDTDMLDKLSMLTLIYFMITLPFTIVTLRGFLTAIPVELEEAAQVDGCTRADAFRRITLPLLAPGLLATSLFGFITAWNEFAFANMLIIKNQDDRTLPVWLSSFSNVFGTDWGATMAASTLFALPVLALFLVLQGRVATGMTSGAVKG
- a CDS encoding GNAT family N-acetyltransferase; translated protein: MPAAVPAPLLPTAPAAPAPVVPTTPAPFVAAPHTAEPRYVVSLARDLPDVRAAQRLRHQVFAGELGAKLDSSEPGYDSDAFDAYCDHLLVREERSGEVVGTYRLLPPDRARDAGRLYSDSEFDLSRLGPIRDDLVEVGRSCVHPLHRTGAVISLIWAGLARYMTGSGHTWLAGCCSVPLADGGTLAASTWRTVRDKHLAPEGYRVTPLRPWTPQDTGRPAPRTELPPLLRGYLRLGAWVCGAPAHDPEFGVADLYVLLSMRRTDPRYLRHFLSLVPAA
- a CDS encoding GntR family transcriptional regulator encodes the protein MGSGSSGGGVLKRERVREHLLGLIEAGSPGDAIPSERTLCAELGVSRPTLRMAVDELVATGQLVREHGRGMFVAPAKITQELTSDDTAFVVPRASGAWSSRILERATIQAGARIGRKLRVSPAAELIYIARLRLVDGAPIAIEHLHIPAELAPALTPQELEAGDLYDHLREHHQLSVHEATQSIEPTVVNEAEAAVLDVPVLSPALLIERLTLDTSGRPVEYVHSLYRGDRYRIVSRLALGSSAPRPRTGGHHPGIPPGDFAHDGIITSSTTGDAY
- a CDS encoding beta-N-acetylhexosaminidase encodes the protein MTAPPLVPRPTHLGTLPGRFTLDAHTAVRAAPGGATAAATLLRTLLAPATGLPLPASDDGRVVLVVDPALGGLGDEGYGLTVGTDAVLLRAARPAGLLRGIQTIRQLLPPQALSDTPVRGTAWTLPCVQITDVPRFAWRGVMLDVARRFRPVSFLYRFTDLLALHKLNVLHLHLTDDQGWRMPVAGYPKLTEIGGLPHGGAYTRQELTGLVGYAAERGITVVPEIELPGHARAALAAYPELGNVPGRRLGVWDRWGVSENIFGVHDEVVDFFRTVLDEVMDTFPSRHVHLGGDECPVVEWRQSPAAHRRVVDEGLAGPEALRGWLLGRVGAHLAANGRRPLGWTDTGSDLPDGFTAAPWLEESHGLTAARRGQDIIMAPHRSTFLDYPQSERPGEPPGQPGGVVTLRDVYALEPAPPSWEPEAAAHVLGTQAQLWAEYVPTEAHAEYLAFPRLCALAETAWSAHRDWPGFQDRLAHHRTRLDALHVPGRPPHHLPAPSLSGEETGR
- a CDS encoding cellulose binding domain-containing protein encodes the protein MNRRKTATARFRTAVALGAAAGLGCAALTALPASAAAPTVKVQYRQSSTGSDQAEPWFKVVNTSGSALSLSTVKVRYYFKADAGASYTFACSWAVKGCANITGTFGTLAHPTATADRYLEIGFTAGAGTLAPGADTSDMQLRFYRSNWASLNQSDDYSYGPAQTSYGDWTKATATVGGTLVWGTAPAGNDPGGPTDPPTDPPTDPPTGGATLFDDFNYTSYTDPSIAGHGWSVRANSGGPGIPGATWAPDNVTFAKEGTNSIMNLETSTAGTGGTTEQTEVLTQATKFKNGTYAARVKFADTPKSGPDGDHLVQTFFTINDLKAPMADDYAEYDFEYLPNGGWGESSNILYTTSWETYNPDPWVAVNQHTEGRSSYNGWHDLVLTIDNNAITYYIDGQLFGTHDAQYLPERPMSINFNQWLIDFGGQSSTTPRAYDQKVDYVLHVKDQVLTPAQVSAKVNAYRGAGTAFEDTVPNGG
- a CDS encoding extracellular solute-binding protein is translated as MAGSAALAATLALSACSSSSGTSAGPQKLTVWIMKDSVTDAFLHRFEQDFAKTHKDIDLDIQIQEWDGIGEKVTAALASKDAPDVMEVGNTQVAQYAASGGVEDLTDRTEDLSGADWLPGLAGPGKIDGKQYGIPWYAANRVVVYNKDLFAQAGITAPPTTHAAWLADTAKLNKGATQGIYLPGQNWYTLAGFIWDEGGDLATRTGGSWKGTLDTPQALAGMDFYRRLQALGKGPKDSDEAKPPQAEVFAKGDVAQIISVPGGAKLIEETNPALKGKIGFFPIPGKEAGTPGSVFTGGSDLVVPEASAHHDAAYQVVKALTGDKWQTDMARTMSYVPNRTSLAKAVQGDPGTAAMAAGAARGRATPNSPQWAAVEATNPIKQYMTAVLTGSDPAEAAKTASTSITKTLGS
- a CDS encoding extracellular solute-binding protein: MKNRCLVCSAALLSAVALSGCGSLPGGGGKDDSPTVTVWLMKDSVSDAFLKRFVTSYEKSHPKITLDVKIQEWTGIGDKVLAALDSENPPDVVEVGNTQVAQYAETSHLRGLTLESVRDLGSEDWLPGLAQPGRIEGDQYGIPWYAANRIVIYNKELFEAAGIDKLPRTRDEWIADTTALNTADTQGIYLAGQDWYSLAGFIWDEGGELAVEDGSSNWHGTLDTPAALRGMAFYKQLQGLGNGPKNSDEATPPQADVFAKGDVAQIISTPSSARIIEEKNPHLKGKLGFFPIPGKTADTPGAVFTGGSDLIVPKNTHHGTAATDVVEALAGEKWQTDLARTMSYVPNKTTLAGVISGDESTAAMAVGAARGRATPNSPQWASVEAKNPIKPYMTEVLEGQDPKKAAKAASELITTALTSG
- a CDS encoding carbohydrate ABC transporter permease, whose amino-acid sequence is MTAAPRAVRGALWPYLLIAPTVLGAAYLLAYPLVRNLVISFQHYGLGELIRGGASFAGLANYREILDDDEFWEVVRRTFWWTGINVVLIMVLATGVALLLQHLGRRMRLLVMCGLVLAWASPVIATTTVFQWLFASRLGVVNWLLVQLGFDSYENYSWFADGSATFTILVTLVVWQSVPFAAITLHAALLTVPAELYESARIDGAGAARIFRSVTLPMLRPLFGLVLCLEVIWVFRCFAQIWAISKGGPGDATTTLPVYAYRVAQSLHRYDLSAAASTITVVLLVAVLVVYFRQMFRQEAEA